From the Salmo trutta chromosome 2, fSalTru1.1, whole genome shotgun sequence genome, one window contains:
- the LOC115151817 gene encoding vasoactive intestinal polypeptide receptor 2 isoform X1: MERSRVGLLFLALCLLHVKVSGRNPTCHFLWELQRAELVCHYELKKQSMEPAGCGGLWDNISCWAPAAVGEVVTLSCPPALTHLFGRQGNISRNCTEAGWSLVYPSLSTVCWSSDNKPNMLLFYSVVKTLYTLGHSLSLIALITSTLILCLFRRLHCTRNYIHVNLFVSFILRAVAVLVKDSVIFSYNENTDCSTQPSLVGCKVSLVMFNYFIMANFFWLLVEGLYLHTLLLVTYAYTHLAVYLTIGWGLPSVFLVVWVFCRIYLEDTGCWERNDIPTPWRVINWPIMASVIINFVLFISIIRILVQKLRCSDVGGNDQSQYRRLAKSTLLLIPLFGVNYMVFVYLVETESDRMEEYKILFDLVLGSVQGLMVAILYCFLNTEVQGELKLKWRSVSLMRYMWRDYRLHRGSISHNGTDNSTHFQRNSRAQSILQTETTSL; the protein is encoded by the exons AAAGTCAGTGGGAGAAATCCCACGTGTCACTTCCTCTGGGAGCTGCAGAGGGCAGAGCTAGTATGTCACTATGAGCTGAAGAAACAATCCATGGAGCCTGCAG gctgtggTGGCCTATGGGACAACATTTCGTGTTGGGCCCCAGCAGCAGTAGGGGAGGTGGTGACTCTCTCCTGCCCCCCTGCTCTCACACACCTCTTCGGACGACAAG GAAACATCAGTAGGAACTGTACCGAGGCTGGCTGGTCCCTAGTCTACCCCAGCCTCAGCACTGTCTGCTGGTCCAGCGACAACAAACCCAACATG CTGCTGTTCTACTCGGTGGTGAAGACTCTGTACACTCTGGGCCACAGTCTCTCCCTCATCGCTCTCATCACCTCTACACTCATTCTCTGTCTgttcag gagGCTCCACTGCACTAGGAACTACATCCATGTGAACCTGTTTGTGTCGTTCATCTTGCGAGCTGTGGCCGTGCTGGTTAAAGACTCTGTCATCTTCTCCTATAATGAAAACACTGACTGTAGCACGCAGCCCTCACTG gtgggCTGTAAGGTCAGTTTGGTGATGTTTAACTATTTCATCATGGCTAACTTCTTCTGGCTACTGGTGGAAGGCCTCTACCTACACACTCTGCTCCTCGTCACCTACGCATACACACACCTCGCTGTCTACCTCACCATCGGCTggg GGTTACCCTCAGTATTTCTTGTGGTCTGGGTCTTCTGTAGGATCTATCTGGAAGACACCGG gtgctGGGAGAGGAATGACATCCCCACCCCTTGGAGGGTGATCAACTGGCCCATAATGGCGTCTGTGATA ATCAACTTTGTTCTTTTTATCAGTATCATCCGTATTCTAGTCCAGAAACTACGCTGCTCTGACGTGGGTGGGAACGACCAATCACAATACAG GCGTCTGGCTAAGTCCACCCTGCTGTTGATCCCTCTCTTTGGAGTCAACTACATGGTGTTTGTCTACCTGgtggagacagagagcgacaggaTGGAGGAGTACAAGATTCTGTTTGACCTGGTACTGGGGTCCGTCCAG GGCCTGATGGTAGCCATCCTCTACTGCTTCCTCAACACTGAG gtccaGGGGGAGCTGAAGTTGAAGTGGAGAAGTGTGTCGTTGATGCGCTACATGTGGAGGGACTACCGTCTACACAGGGGGTCAATCAGCCATAACGGGACTGATAACTCCACCCACTTCCAGCGGAACTCCAGAGCCCAATCCATCCTGCAGACAGAGACCACCTCCCTGTGA
- the LOC115151817 gene encoding vasoactive intestinal polypeptide receptor 2 isoform X2, protein MEPAGCGGLWDNISCWAPAAVGEVVTLSCPPALTHLFGRQGNISRNCTEAGWSLVYPSLSTVCWSSDNKPNMLLFYSVVKTLYTLGHSLSLIALITSTLILCLFRRLHCTRNYIHVNLFVSFILRAVAVLVKDSVIFSYNENTDCSTQPSLVGCKVSLVMFNYFIMANFFWLLVEGLYLHTLLLVTYAYTHLAVYLTIGWGLPSVFLVVWVFCRIYLEDTGCWERNDIPTPWRVINWPIMASVIINFVLFISIIRILVQKLRCSDVGGNDQSQYRRLAKSTLLLIPLFGVNYMVFVYLVETESDRMEEYKILFDLVLGSVQGLMVAILYCFLNTEVQGELKLKWRSVSLMRYMWRDYRLHRGSISHNGTDNSTHFQRNSRAQSILQTETTSL, encoded by the exons ATGGAGCCTGCAG gctgtggTGGCCTATGGGACAACATTTCGTGTTGGGCCCCAGCAGCAGTAGGGGAGGTGGTGACTCTCTCCTGCCCCCCTGCTCTCACACACCTCTTCGGACGACAAG GAAACATCAGTAGGAACTGTACCGAGGCTGGCTGGTCCCTAGTCTACCCCAGCCTCAGCACTGTCTGCTGGTCCAGCGACAACAAACCCAACATG CTGCTGTTCTACTCGGTGGTGAAGACTCTGTACACTCTGGGCCACAGTCTCTCCCTCATCGCTCTCATCACCTCTACACTCATTCTCTGTCTgttcag gagGCTCCACTGCACTAGGAACTACATCCATGTGAACCTGTTTGTGTCGTTCATCTTGCGAGCTGTGGCCGTGCTGGTTAAAGACTCTGTCATCTTCTCCTATAATGAAAACACTGACTGTAGCACGCAGCCCTCACTG gtgggCTGTAAGGTCAGTTTGGTGATGTTTAACTATTTCATCATGGCTAACTTCTTCTGGCTACTGGTGGAAGGCCTCTACCTACACACTCTGCTCCTCGTCACCTACGCATACACACACCTCGCTGTCTACCTCACCATCGGCTggg GGTTACCCTCAGTATTTCTTGTGGTCTGGGTCTTCTGTAGGATCTATCTGGAAGACACCGG gtgctGGGAGAGGAATGACATCCCCACCCCTTGGAGGGTGATCAACTGGCCCATAATGGCGTCTGTGATA ATCAACTTTGTTCTTTTTATCAGTATCATCCGTATTCTAGTCCAGAAACTACGCTGCTCTGACGTGGGTGGGAACGACCAATCACAATACAG GCGTCTGGCTAAGTCCACCCTGCTGTTGATCCCTCTCTTTGGAGTCAACTACATGGTGTTTGTCTACCTGgtggagacagagagcgacaggaTGGAGGAGTACAAGATTCTGTTTGACCTGGTACTGGGGTCCGTCCAG GGCCTGATGGTAGCCATCCTCTACTGCTTCCTCAACACTGAG gtccaGGGGGAGCTGAAGTTGAAGTGGAGAAGTGTGTCGTTGATGCGCTACATGTGGAGGGACTACCGTCTACACAGGGGGTCAATCAGCCATAACGGGACTGATAACTCCACCCACTTCCAGCGGAACTCCAGAGCCCAATCCATCCTGCAGACAGAGACCACCTCCCTGTGA
- the LOC115151830 gene encoding eotaxin, giving the protein MSMFQSRTLSLALLITMCVYLASVSANYRRPSKVTTNCCTSVSDTPIKFDLQGYRIQNSMPPCVNAVIFYTVKGEKICSDPKTPWVDRRKKGLKVMKK; this is encoded by the exons atgtCCATGTTCCAGTCCAGGACCCTCTCGCTGGCACTCCTGATCACCATGTGTGTGTACCTCGCCTCTGTCTCTGCCAACT atCGTCGGCCCAGTAAGGTGACCACAAACTGCTGCACGAGTGTGTCTGACACTCCTATAAAATTTGACCTGCAAGGATACCGCATCCAAAACTCCATGCCACCCTGTGTTAATGCCGTCAT CTTCTACACAGTGAAAGGTGAGAAGATCTGCTCTGATCCCAAAACGCCCTGGGTCGACAGGAGAAAGAAAG gtTTAAAAGTGATGAAAAAGTGA
- the LOC115148838 gene encoding salivary glue protein Sgs-3 gives MVTCGTLVKIWTAAIVIATLVWTGTDGEKLSSCCKTVTRSEVTDPITGYWTQAYNAPCVRAVILETEKGLICCHYRQPWVRRKIQQFEMARRSSTSPSLSSSPPSLTSPTTTSLPSSPPSLTSPTTTSLPSSPPSLTSPTTTSLPSSLPSLTSPTTTSLPSSPPSIHRHGYQTNQNDLRPVSVL, from the exons ATGGTGACCTGTGGAACTCTGGTGAAGATCTGGACAGCAGCTATCGTCATAGCAACGCTGGTCTGGACAGGGACAG ATGGAGAGAAGCTGTCGTCGTGCTGTAAGACAGTGACCAGGAGCGAGGTGACCGATCCAATCACAGGCTACTGGACTCAGGCCTATAATGCTCCCTGTGTACGGGCTGTCAT CTTAGAGACAGAGAAGGGTCTGATCTGTTGTCACTATAGACAACCCTGGGTACGCCGCAAGATTCAACAGTTTGA AATGGCCCGCAGGAGCtcaacatctccctctctctcctcctctccaccctctctcacctcccctaCCACTACCTCCTTaccttcctctccaccctctctcacctcccctaCCACTACCTCCTTaccttcctctccaccctctctcacctcccctaCCACTACCTCCTTAccttcctctctaccctctctcacctcccctaCCACTACCTCCttaccttcctctcctccctca ATTCATCGCCACGGTTACCAGACCAATCAGAACGACCTCCGACCCGTCTCCGTACTTTAG